The Clostridiaceae bacterium genomic sequence TAATATTGGCATTTGTGACGATAGTGGGGAAGATATAAGAATTTTATCGAAAGCTTTATATGAATATGATCCTTCTTTTCAAATACTGGCTTACACCAACGGGGAATCTTTGCTTAGCGAATGTGAAGAAAAAAGAATACTTTTTGATATTATTTTTTTGGATATTTATATGCCAGCCCAAAACGGAATAGAAATTGCCAGGAAGTTACGGGAGACCATGAAGGATGTAAAATTAGTATTTATTACGTCCAGCAATGAACATTACCCGGATGCTTATGACTTATTTGCCTTTAATTATATCCTTAAGCCTTTAAACACTGAAAAGCTGAACAAAATATTGGACAGGGCTTTGGCGGACATTGCCGGTGAACGTCATCAGCAAATAAGTTTTAAATATAAATCCACTAATTATCGTGTATATTGTAAGGACATATTATATATAGAAAGTAGAGACAAAACTATTTATTTTTATATGGCAGATAAGTCTATATTGCAATGTTATGGGAAATTAGACGGGATATATAAACAGCTTCCGGAAGATTTATTTATCCGTTGCCATCAGAGCTATATAGTCAATATAAGTCATATTACTGAAGTAGCAGAAAGTCATTTTATGGTTGGTAAAGTTGCTATAAACATATCTAAGAAGTATATCAAAGATTCAAAAGACAAATATTTCACCTATCTTTTTGAACGTATGAATATTAGAGGACAATTTCATGATTAAAGTGTTGAATCGCAGAAATTATCTTATACTTGGCCTTGTATTGACGGTGGTTTTCATGAATTTCCCGGTAGTTTTTACATATTATTACCACCATATAACAGGTACGCCTGTATCAATA encodes the following:
- a CDS encoding response regulator, translated to MTINIGICDDSGEDIRILSKALYEYDPSFQILAYTNGESLLSECEEKRILFDIIFLDIYMPAQNGIEIARKLRETMKDVKLVFITSSNEHYPDAYDLFAFNYILKPLNTEKLNKILDRALADIAGERHQQISFKYKSTNYRVYCKDILYIESRDKTIYFYMADKSILQCYGKLDGIYKQLPEDLFIRCHQSYIVNISHITEVAESHFMVGKVAINISKKYIKDSKDKYFTYLFERMNIRGQFHD